A single window of Buchnera aphidicola (Cinara kochiana kochiana) DNA harbors:
- the rplY gene encoding 50S ribosomal protein L25 gives MITLNAIYRDKKGTSNSRYVRKVHHKMPGIIYGKKFLKQELLILLEHDIVFNLQKNSNFFSKTLSIILDKKKFLVILKDIQYHAFKSILLHIDFLCVNNII, from the coding sequence ATGATAACATTAAATGCCATTTATCGTGATAAAAAAGGTACTAGTAATAGTCGTTATGTACGTAAAGTGCATCATAAAATGCCAGGTATAATATATGGTAAAAAATTTTTAAAACAAGAATTATTAATTTTATTAGAACACGATATAGTATTTAATTTACAAAAAAATAGTAATTTTTTTTCTAAAACATTGTCTATTATTTTAGATAAAAAAAAGTTTTTGGTTATTCTGAAAGATATTCAGTATCATGCATTTAAATCTATTTTACTTCATATAGATTTTTTATGCGTTAATAATATTATATGA
- a CDS encoding glycine--tRNA ligase subunit alpha, with protein MSIYIYTFHEIIQQLKNFWHQKKCTILQPLDISIGAGTFHHHTFFNILNKKTASVAYLQPSRRPSDGRYTDHPNRLQHYYQFQVIIKPTPSNVQKKYLSSLKNIGIDIKNNDIRFIEDNWENPTLGASGLGWEVWLNGMEITQITYFQQMGGINCNEPTVEITYGLERIAMHIQNINNIFDIVWDIHATKKIKYSDIFLDHEKENSSYNFELSSTQCILQLFKLHIQEATRLIKLINPIPIPAYEHMLYAIHYFNLLDCKKVLSTTDRTDYILTIRKKIKKIAKQYILNQK; from the coding sequence ATGTCTATATATATTTATACATTCCATGAAATAATTCAACAATTAAAAAATTTTTGGCATCAAAAAAAATGTACTATTTTACAACCATTAGATATCTCTATAGGAGCTGGGACATTTCACCATCATACTTTTTTTAATATCTTAAATAAAAAAACTGCTTCTGTTGCTTACTTACAGCCATCCAGACGTCCATCTGACGGACGTTATACCGATCATCCTAATCGATTACAGCATTACTATCAATTTCAAGTAATTATCAAACCCACTCCCAGTAATGTTCAAAAAAAATATTTGTCTTCTTTAAAAAATATTGGAATTGATATAAAAAATAATGATATTAGATTTATAGAAGATAACTGGGAAAATCCTACATTAGGAGCATCTGGATTAGGATGGGAGGTATGGTTAAATGGAATGGAAATAACACAAATTACATACTTTCAACAAATGGGCGGAATTAATTGTAATGAACCAACTGTTGAAATAACCTATGGGCTAGAAAGAATTGCAATGCATATACAAAATATAAATAATATTTTTGATATAGTATGGGACATACATGCTACAAAAAAAATTAAATATTCTGATATATTTTTAGATCACGAAAAAGAAAATTCATCTTATAATTTTGAATTATCGAGTACTCAATGTATATTACAATTATTTAAATTACATATACAAGAAGCAACACGATTAATTAAACTCATTAATCCAATCCCTATTCCTGCATATGAACATATGCTTTATGCTATTCATTATTTTAATTTATTAGATTGCAAAAAAGTTTTATCAACTACTGATCGAACAGACTATATATTAACTATACGAAAAAAAATTAAAAAAATTGCTAAACAATATATCCTTAATCAAAAATAA
- the nfo gene encoding deoxyribonuclease IV, which translates to MKYIGAHVSAQGGLDKSVLRAHQLNATAFSLFLNNPLRWNHPPLTKNIINDFRKNCKIYCYSPLQILPHSSFLINLGHPNQEMNKKSCYAFIHEINCCYKLGLTMINIHPGSYLYKITEKKCLEIISNSINFVLSKTRKIVIVLENTAGQGSNLGYCFEHFAFIINKIEDKSRIGICLDICHLFASGYQLNDFSAFQETFKKFNAVIGLQYLCGIHINDSKGRCNSRLDRHHNLGYGKIKKHVFSQIVQITEFQNIPIILETKDTKMWKNEIFWLKQQSLLCQRSIFKQ; encoded by the coding sequence ATGAAATATATAGGCGCACATGTTAGTGCTCAAGGTGGATTAGATAAATCTGTATTACGAGCACATCAATTAAATGCAACGGCTTTTTCGTTATTTTTAAACAATCCGTTGCGATGGAATCATCCTCCTTTAACAAAAAATATAATTAATGATTTTCGTAAAAATTGTAAAATATATTGTTATTCCCCTCTACAAATTTTACCACATAGTAGTTTTTTAATAAATTTAGGTCATCCTAATCAAGAAATGAATAAAAAATCATGTTATGCTTTTATTCATGAAATTAATTGTTGTTATAAATTAGGTTTAACAATGATTAATATTCATCCTGGTAGTTATTTATATAAAATTACAGAAAAGAAATGTTTAGAAATTATTTCTAATTCTATAAATTTTGTATTAAGTAAAACACGCAAAATAGTAATTGTATTAGAAAATACTGCCGGTCAAGGAAGTAATTTGGGATATTGTTTTGAGCATTTTGCATTTATTATTAATAAAATTGAAGATAAATCTAGAATTGGTATATGTTTAGATATTTGTCATCTATTTGCGTCAGGATATCAATTAAATGATTTTTCTGCTTTTCAAGAGACGTTTAAAAAATTTAATGCTGTAATAGGATTACAGTATTTATGTGGAATTCATATAAATGATTCTAAAGGAAGGTGTAATAGTCGATTAGATCGTCATCATAATTTAGGTTACGGAAAAATAAAAAAACATGTTTTTTCTCAGATTGTTCAAATTACTGAATTTCAAAATATTCCAATTATTTTAGAAACTAAAGATACAAAAATGTGGAAAAACGAAATATTCTGGTTAAAACAGCAATCATTATTATGTCAAAGAAGTATTTTTAAGCAATAA